The genomic stretch TATTGATCTATTTAGTGTTTTGATACACCAAGCACATTCATCTTGTCTCAGTAGAGAAATTACAGTTGTATAATAAACGTATGCTTAGCTTGATCACGCAGACAAAAACATTCGAGGTGCAGAAAATGAGTTATTCAGTATATATGACAACTTTCATGCCTGGATAAAAACCTAACAATTATTCTTGCTTAATTAATCGATCATGAAAAACACGTTTGGTTGACAAAATATGACCAGAATTGGATTTCCCAAACAGGCTTTAGCTTCTTAATTTTAGGCTTTAGGGTGTCGAGaaaaacattacaaaaaaatgttggcgcgctaattttgatttttctcaattaacttctctttttctttttggctgcAGCAAAACTGTTCACGACTATGGCAAATTCATAGCTGAGATGGAGAAAGTAGTGTTCAGGATGGTCTGCGAGAGCTACAGTGTCGAGAAGTGCTATGACCCTTACATTGAATCGTGCACGTACCTCCTTCGATTCTTGAAGTACAAGAAGCCGGCAGACCTCGATGCCAGCGTGAACCCGATTGCTCATACGGACAAGAGCTTCTTGTCCTACTTGCACCAGAACAACATTAGGGGCTTGGAAGTACAGACCAAAGATGGCGAGTGGTTCACTTTCGAGCCCTCAGCTTCAACTTTCATGGTCATGGCTGGTGATGCCTGTGTGGTGAGTCACTTATTTGCTCGTGAAAATTCTTCCACGCACTAGTCCGCGCGAGTTCCATCAAAATCATCTATAATTTTGTGTTTGTTTATTCTTGATCAGGCATGGAGCAATGGAAGGATCAAGGCTTGTTACCACCGAGTGGCGGTTAGAGAAGAGAGTCAAGTGAGATACTCTCTCGGGACGTTCTCGTACGTCTCGGGGATGATCGAGACCCCCGAGGAGTTCATTGACGAGGCACACCCTCGGCAATACAAGCCCTTCAATCACATCGACTTCCTTTGCTACTATGACTCTAGCGACGCCTGCATCAAGGCCGAGAGCCTCATCAAGACCTACTGCGGAGTTCGAGCCAATTAGCGGTCATGATTAATTCAGAATGAATAGCATATACGACTCTTAATGCGGAATAACATGAGAATGAGGAGACTGCTGTTTCTCATTCTTTGTCCtgtttttgtgaaataaagAGCCATACACAAGTCAAAGGTCATTGATGCAGAggttatttaaattatatttcttGCAATAAATCTGGTCCATCTTTTCTTACATTGTAATCCACCCGCGTTACGAAATTATTGGAGTTTCCGCTATTTCTTTCTAATTAATGATTTTATTTCCTTGCTCCCTATAATGGTATTGTACGTCTACTAGGACTTTTGAGTCAAACGTGTGATTTATACATATGtcgatttcatataaattgaatCTTTATTATGTGTTTGCTCAGAAGTCTTTCTAGATTAGAATTCACCTCAACCACCCTAGACTTTCTCGCCAAAGAAATAGTTcttacaaaaaaattcacataccGATCATTCATGACAGATATCATATATAGATCAGGCATCAACCATGCCTTCGTTTTTTGTTTCCTCATTTGTTGCTGcgactttgaaatttttcgcaaaacaagtCGAGACTCCATTAGGAATTCACACTCTACAATACCATGACGAGAGACCAAAACACAAGCTTCGGAGAAATCCGTGACTCTACGTTGGAAGAAGCCTCCAACTCGCCTTGAAATCAAGCCTCAAGATGAGCGCTCTTCCACTCAGCATCCTGTCAGGTCTGTTCCTGCTCCAGTTCAGATTCCCGGCTCCGTCCAATGGCCACCAGTCCACTCATTTCCGGTTCAAGGCCAATGGACGGCCGAATCAAATCAGACACGGACCCACCATGGCACGCCTGGAGAATAAGCAGGTTTAGGCCATGGAGCGCAGCCCAAACTCGGATTGAATCCGGAGGGTCCAGGGACAAATCCTTATCCGAGTTTTCAAACCGGTTTTATACCGTCATTTTTGCCAGCTGTAAGCAGCCGTCCGGAGCCGGTTGACCCTCTCTACACATCACCGGCTGACGGACTGAAACTGCATCTCATCAGTCTACAGCTCGCCAGACCAGACCACTATAGTACTTGGGCTAGAAATCTTCGATGAGCCCTAGTGACAAAGGACAAGGACGGTTTCCTCGACGGAACTGTCCCCTTCCCAACTGATGAGCGGTTGCAACGACACCGGCGCAAATGCAACCAACTTGTTCGCACCTGGGTTGGAAATTGTTTGACACCAGAGGTCACGGCCGGACTACCACCAACCGAAGACTTGATGATTTTTTGGGATAACATCCGTGAGATGTATGGCAAGCTCGATCAAGCTAAACTTTTCTCGCTTACCTAGGCCTTGCCGGATTTGAAGCAAGGGAACCTCTCAGTCACCGCTTGTTTCAATTGGCTCTCGGCCCTATGGAACGAGCTCGAAGTAGCTGAGGAACAGCTCGTAGGACCAAAGATGACGCTCAAACAATATCGAGAAATTAAAGAATAGGAGAAGGTAACTTGTTTCCTTTTAAT from Rhodamnia argentea isolate NSW1041297 chromosome 2, ASM2092103v1, whole genome shotgun sequence encodes the following:
- the LOC115732338 gene encoding probable 2-oxoglutarate-dependent dioxygenase AOP1; protein product: MVGTKMASQIPVIAFSEECMKPGTSAWAKACKVAVKALEDHGCFIVDHPNVPLGLHDSVFSVTEDLFDLPHETKVKNTNLKPSHGYLPRRPGTPLLEGMNIDGAEKLEVCEKFTSTMWPSGNDHFRKTVHDYGKFIAEMEKVVFRMVCESYSVEKCYDPYIESCTYLLRFLKYKKPADLDASVNPIAHTDKSFLSYLHQNNIRGLEVQTKDGEWFTFEPSASTFMVMAGDACVAWSNGRIKACYHRVAVREESQVRYSLGTFSYVSGMIETPEEFIDEAHPRQYKPFNHIDFLCYYDSSDACIKAESLIKTYCGVRAN